In Malus sylvestris chromosome 15, drMalSylv7.2, whole genome shotgun sequence, a single genomic region encodes these proteins:
- the LOC126604014 gene encoding polyprotein of EF-Ts, chloroplastic isoform X2, producing MLGADSTSIFQVNMTPVIPYSISNVSHIPGTAFTARKNNCLTKFSFSRNSAKHALSPRSFLLPFSTSIKSFALYHSRCPVYHRSRIHVSATGTDVAVEEADSPVADAASSEAKSSDDSPGPSQDSQPKRSKPVRKSEMPPVKNEELVVGATFTGKVRSIQPFGAFIDFGAFTDGLIHVSQLSDSYVKDVGSIVSVGQEVKVTLVEANPETGRISLTMRERDNGSKLQQRKDASAGSDRGGPGRRSGPKKGEGKKEVRKTTKFEKGQDLVGTVKNFARAGAFISLPEGEEGFLPTSEEPDDGFANVMGETSLQLGQEINVRVLRTTRGQVTLTMKKEEDILKSDSQVSQGVIHTATNPFLLAFRQNKDIASFLDKREKIEKAAKAIASSESSIPEVLDEHTTSDEGTLGVLSVVDETVENGAPSEDQESPVSSTIETLETTEQPIEREEGSSDILAPEGSTFTMDGVENAIAGSSSEIANYTSTSEVPTGEEVIEPQADDTIEKESEATKVVEDLADNITEEAQIQTSAAESELPSISQVEGDKVESAPKKNGGASDSNRQSDNPSPKEREIKAIISPALVKQLREETGAGMMDCKNALSETGGDIVKATEFLRKKGLASAEKKASRATAEGRIGSYIHDSRIGILLEVNCETDFVSRGDIFKELVDDLTMQVAACPQVQYLATEDVPEELVNKERAIEMQKEDLLSKPEQIRSKIVDGRIRKRLEELALLEQPFIKNDKVVVKDLVKQTISTIGENIKVNRFVRYNLGEGLEKKSQDFAAEVAAQTAAKPVPAEVKEQPAAVEVKETVEKAPTVAVSAALVKQLRDETGAGMMDCKKALSETGGDLEKAQEYLRKKGLSSAEKKSSRLAAEGRIGSYIHDARIGVLIEVNCETDFVGRSENFKGLVDDLAMQVVACPQVQYVSIEDIPESIVNKEKELERQREDLLSKPENIRERIVEGRISKRLGELALLEQPFIKDDNLLVKDLVKQTVAALGENIKVRRFVRFTLGESVETVEDAGAEA from the exons ATGTTAGGAGCAGACTCAACTTCTATTTTTCAAGTCAACATGACGCCTGTAATTCCGTATTCTATAAGCAATGTCTCGCATATTCCTGGAACTGCCTTTACTGCAAGAAAGAACAATTGTTTAACAAAATTCAGTTTTTCAAGGAATTCTGCAAAACATGCTCTATCCCCACGGAgttttcttttacctttttcgACCTCTATCAAATCATTTGCATTGTACCACAGCAGATGCCCCGTATATCATAGATCTAGAATCCATGTATCTGCCACAGGAACCGATGTGGCAGTTGAGGAAGCAGACTCACCAGTTGCAGATGCAGCTTCTAGTGAAGCCAAATCCTCTGATGATAGTCCTGGCCCATCTCAAGATTCTCAACCAAAGCGTTCAAAACCTGTTAGGAAAAGTGAGATGCCACCTGTGAAGAATGAAGAGCTGGTTGTCGGTGCAACTTTTACGGGGAAAGTAAGATCAATCCAGCCATTTGGTGCTTTTATTGACTTTGGAGCTTTCACAGATGGCCTCATACATGTTTCACAATTGAGTGATAGTTACGTTAAGGATGTTGGAAGCATTGTTTCTGTTGGGCAAGAGGTGAAGGTGACATTAGTTGAAGCCAATCCAGAGACTGGGCGGATCTCTCTCACTATGCGTGAACGTGACAATGGCAGTAAGCTGCAGCAAAGGAAAGATGCTTCTGCTGGTAGTGATAGGGGTGGACCTGGTAGAAGGAGTGGCCCAAAGAAAGGCGAAGGGAAAAAAGAGGTGAGGAAAACTACAAAGTTTGAAAAAGGGCAGGACCTAGTAGGCACGGTAAAGAATTTTGCCAGGGCTGGTGCTTTTATATCTCTTCCTGAGGGAGAGGAAGGATTCCTGCCTACATCGGAGGAACCTGATGATGGATTTGCAAACGTCATGGGGGAGACCTCCTTGCAGCTTGGCCAAGAAATAAATGTCCGTGTCCTGCGTACTACAAGAGGACAAGTAACCTTGAcaatgaagaaagaagaagatattCTAAAGTCGGACTCACAGGTCAGTCAAGGAGTAATCCACACTGCAACAAACCCATTCCTTCTGGCTTTTCGCCAAAACAAGGATATTGCTtcatttttggacaaaagagagaaaatagaaaaagCTGCTAAAGCCATTGCAAGCAGTGAATCCAGTATTCCTGAAGTGTTGGACGAACATACAACCAGTGACGAGGGAACTCTTGGTGTCCTTTCAGTGGTGGATGAAACAGTTGAAAATGGTGCTCCTTCAGAGGACCAGGAAAGCCCAGTTTCTAGTACAATTGAAACTCTAGAAACCACAGAACAACCCATTGAAAGAGAAGAGGGGAGTTCTGATATCTTGGCTCCTGAAGGGAGTACATTTACCATGGATGGAGTGGAAAATGCAATTGCTGGTTCGTCTAGTGAAATAGCTAATTACACGTCGACTTCAGAAGTTCCAACAGGCGAAGAGGTTATAGAGCCTCAAGCGGATGATACCATAGAAAAAG AAAGTGAGGCCACCAAAGTTGTAGAAGACCTAGCTGACAACATTACAGAGGAAGCTCAGATTCAAACATCTGCTGCTGAGAGTGAATTGCCTTCTATCTCACAAGTGGAAGGTGACAAAGTGGAAAGTGCCCCCAAGAAGAATGGCGGTGCTTCTGATTCAAATCGACAATCTGACAATCCTTCCCCGAAGGAAAGAGAAATTAAAG CAATTATATCACCAGCCCTTGTAAAGCAGCTGCGTGAAGAAACAGGAGCTGGAATGATGGATTGCAAAAATGCTTTGTCAGAGACTGGCGGGGACATTGTTAAAGCTACGGAGTTCCTTAGAAAGAAAGGTTTAGCTAGTGCAGAAAAGAAAGCCAGCAGAGCCACTGCTGAAGGAAGAATAGGTTCATACATTCATGATAGCAGGATAGGTATCTTGCTAGAGGTAAACTGTGAGACAGATTTTGTTTCTCGGGGTGACATTTTCAAGGAGCTGGTTGATGATTTAACCATGCAAGTGGCTGCATGCCCTCAAGTACAGTACCTTGCTACAGAAGATGTTCCTGAAGAGCTTGTGAACAAGGAAAGAGCAATTGAGATGCAGAAAGAAGATCTTTTGTCAAAGCCGGAGCAGATTAGGTCAAAGATTGTTGACGGGAGGATAAGGAAGAGGCTTGAGGAGCTGGCATTGCTTGAGCAGCCTTTCATCAAGAATGATAAGGTGGTGGTGAAGGACTTGGTCAAACAAACCATTTCAACTATTGGAGAAAACATAAAAGTGAATAGGTTTGTCCGCTACAATCTTGGAGAGGGCTTGGAGAAGAAGAGTCAGGATTTTGCTGCTGAGGTGGCTGCCCAAACTGCAGCAAAACCAGTGCCCGCGGAAGTAAAAGAGCAGCCTGCTGCAGTGGAAGTCAAGGAAACTGTTGAGAA GGCACCAACTGTAGCCGTCTCTGCCGCTTTGGTTAAACAACTACGTGATGAAACTGGAGCAGGGATGATGGACTGCAAGAAAGCTCTCTCCGAAACTGGAGGGGACCTTGAGAAGGCACAAGAGTACCTGCGGAAGAAGGGTCTTTCTTCTGCTGAAAAGAAATCCAGCAGGCTTGCTGCTGAAGGCAGGATTGGGTCCTACATTCATGACGCTCGCATTGGAGTTCTGATTGAAGTCAACTGCGAGACTGACTTTGTTGGTAGAAGTGAAAATTTCAAGGGGTTGGTTGATGATCTGGCAATGCAAGTCGTGGCCTGCCCTCAGGTGCAATATGTATCCATCGAAGACATTCCAGAGAGCATTGTAAACAAGGAAAAAGAGCTTGAGAGGCAGAGGGAGGACCTTCTGTCCAAACCTGAGAACATTAGGGAGAGAATTGTGGAGGGGAGGATCTCAAAGAGGCTTGGGGAGCTGGCTCTTTTAGAGCAACCTTTCATTAAAGATGATAATCTTTTGGTGAAAGACCTAGTGAAGCAGACTGTTGCTGCTCTGGGTGAGAACATAAAAGTTCGCAGGTTTGTTCGGTTCACTCTTGGGGAGTCAGTTGAGACAGTCGAAGATGCAGGAGCTGAAGCATGA
- the LOC126604014 gene encoding polyprotein of EF-Ts, chloroplastic isoform X1: MLGADSTSIFQVNMTPVIPYSISNVSHIPGTAFTARKNNCLTKFSFSRNSAKHALSPRSFLLPFSTSIKSFALYHSRCPVYHRSRIHVSATGTDVAVEEADSPVADAASSEAKSSDDSPGPSQDSQPKRSKPVRKSEMPPVKNEELVVGATFTGKVRSIQPFGAFIDFGAFTDGLIHVSQLSDSYVKDVGSIVSVGQEVKVTLVEANPETGRISLTMRERDNGSKLQQRKDASAGSDRGGPGRRSGPKKGEGKKEVRKTTKFEKGQDLVGTVKNFARAGAFISLPEGEEGFLPTSEEPDDGFANVMGETSLQLGQEINVRVLRTTRGQVTLTMKKEEDILKSDSQVSQGVIHTATNPFLLAFRQNKDIASFLDKREKIEKAAKAIASSESSIPEVLDEHTTSDEGTLGVLSVVDETVENGAPSEDQESPVSSTIETLETTEQPIEREEGSSDILAPEGSTFTMDGVENAIAGSSSEIANYTSTSEVPTGEEVIEPQADDTIEKGELQPPTSEREIPSAALTEEPKESEATKVVEDLADNITEEAQIQTSAAESELPSISQVEGDKVESAPKKNGGASDSNRQSDNPSPKEREIKAIISPALVKQLREETGAGMMDCKNALSETGGDIVKATEFLRKKGLASAEKKASRATAEGRIGSYIHDSRIGILLEVNCETDFVSRGDIFKELVDDLTMQVAACPQVQYLATEDVPEELVNKERAIEMQKEDLLSKPEQIRSKIVDGRIRKRLEELALLEQPFIKNDKVVVKDLVKQTISTIGENIKVNRFVRYNLGEGLEKKSQDFAAEVAAQTAAKPVPAEVKEQPAAVEVKETVEKAPTVAVSAALVKQLRDETGAGMMDCKKALSETGGDLEKAQEYLRKKGLSSAEKKSSRLAAEGRIGSYIHDARIGVLIEVNCETDFVGRSENFKGLVDDLAMQVVACPQVQYVSIEDIPESIVNKEKELERQREDLLSKPENIRERIVEGRISKRLGELALLEQPFIKDDNLLVKDLVKQTVAALGENIKVRRFVRFTLGESVETVEDAGAEA, translated from the exons ATGTTAGGAGCAGACTCAACTTCTATTTTTCAAGTCAACATGACGCCTGTAATTCCGTATTCTATAAGCAATGTCTCGCATATTCCTGGAACTGCCTTTACTGCAAGAAAGAACAATTGTTTAACAAAATTCAGTTTTTCAAGGAATTCTGCAAAACATGCTCTATCCCCACGGAgttttcttttacctttttcgACCTCTATCAAATCATTTGCATTGTACCACAGCAGATGCCCCGTATATCATAGATCTAGAATCCATGTATCTGCCACAGGAACCGATGTGGCAGTTGAGGAAGCAGACTCACCAGTTGCAGATGCAGCTTCTAGTGAAGCCAAATCCTCTGATGATAGTCCTGGCCCATCTCAAGATTCTCAACCAAAGCGTTCAAAACCTGTTAGGAAAAGTGAGATGCCACCTGTGAAGAATGAAGAGCTGGTTGTCGGTGCAACTTTTACGGGGAAAGTAAGATCAATCCAGCCATTTGGTGCTTTTATTGACTTTGGAGCTTTCACAGATGGCCTCATACATGTTTCACAATTGAGTGATAGTTACGTTAAGGATGTTGGAAGCATTGTTTCTGTTGGGCAAGAGGTGAAGGTGACATTAGTTGAAGCCAATCCAGAGACTGGGCGGATCTCTCTCACTATGCGTGAACGTGACAATGGCAGTAAGCTGCAGCAAAGGAAAGATGCTTCTGCTGGTAGTGATAGGGGTGGACCTGGTAGAAGGAGTGGCCCAAAGAAAGGCGAAGGGAAAAAAGAGGTGAGGAAAACTACAAAGTTTGAAAAAGGGCAGGACCTAGTAGGCACGGTAAAGAATTTTGCCAGGGCTGGTGCTTTTATATCTCTTCCTGAGGGAGAGGAAGGATTCCTGCCTACATCGGAGGAACCTGATGATGGATTTGCAAACGTCATGGGGGAGACCTCCTTGCAGCTTGGCCAAGAAATAAATGTCCGTGTCCTGCGTACTACAAGAGGACAAGTAACCTTGAcaatgaagaaagaagaagatattCTAAAGTCGGACTCACAGGTCAGTCAAGGAGTAATCCACACTGCAACAAACCCATTCCTTCTGGCTTTTCGCCAAAACAAGGATATTGCTtcatttttggacaaaagagagaaaatagaaaaagCTGCTAAAGCCATTGCAAGCAGTGAATCCAGTATTCCTGAAGTGTTGGACGAACATACAACCAGTGACGAGGGAACTCTTGGTGTCCTTTCAGTGGTGGATGAAACAGTTGAAAATGGTGCTCCTTCAGAGGACCAGGAAAGCCCAGTTTCTAGTACAATTGAAACTCTAGAAACCACAGAACAACCCATTGAAAGAGAAGAGGGGAGTTCTGATATCTTGGCTCCTGAAGGGAGTACATTTACCATGGATGGAGTGGAAAATGCAATTGCTGGTTCGTCTAGTGAAATAGCTAATTACACGTCGACTTCAGAAGTTCCAACAGGCGAAGAGGTTATAGAGCCTCAAGCGGATGATACCATAGAAAAAGGTGAACTGCAACCACCTACTTCAGAGAGAGAAATTCCTTCTGCTGCACTAACTGAAGAACCAAAAG AAAGTGAGGCCACCAAAGTTGTAGAAGACCTAGCTGACAACATTACAGAGGAAGCTCAGATTCAAACATCTGCTGCTGAGAGTGAATTGCCTTCTATCTCACAAGTGGAAGGTGACAAAGTGGAAAGTGCCCCCAAGAAGAATGGCGGTGCTTCTGATTCAAATCGACAATCTGACAATCCTTCCCCGAAGGAAAGAGAAATTAAAG CAATTATATCACCAGCCCTTGTAAAGCAGCTGCGTGAAGAAACAGGAGCTGGAATGATGGATTGCAAAAATGCTTTGTCAGAGACTGGCGGGGACATTGTTAAAGCTACGGAGTTCCTTAGAAAGAAAGGTTTAGCTAGTGCAGAAAAGAAAGCCAGCAGAGCCACTGCTGAAGGAAGAATAGGTTCATACATTCATGATAGCAGGATAGGTATCTTGCTAGAGGTAAACTGTGAGACAGATTTTGTTTCTCGGGGTGACATTTTCAAGGAGCTGGTTGATGATTTAACCATGCAAGTGGCTGCATGCCCTCAAGTACAGTACCTTGCTACAGAAGATGTTCCTGAAGAGCTTGTGAACAAGGAAAGAGCAATTGAGATGCAGAAAGAAGATCTTTTGTCAAAGCCGGAGCAGATTAGGTCAAAGATTGTTGACGGGAGGATAAGGAAGAGGCTTGAGGAGCTGGCATTGCTTGAGCAGCCTTTCATCAAGAATGATAAGGTGGTGGTGAAGGACTTGGTCAAACAAACCATTTCAACTATTGGAGAAAACATAAAAGTGAATAGGTTTGTCCGCTACAATCTTGGAGAGGGCTTGGAGAAGAAGAGTCAGGATTTTGCTGCTGAGGTGGCTGCCCAAACTGCAGCAAAACCAGTGCCCGCGGAAGTAAAAGAGCAGCCTGCTGCAGTGGAAGTCAAGGAAACTGTTGAGAA GGCACCAACTGTAGCCGTCTCTGCCGCTTTGGTTAAACAACTACGTGATGAAACTGGAGCAGGGATGATGGACTGCAAGAAAGCTCTCTCCGAAACTGGAGGGGACCTTGAGAAGGCACAAGAGTACCTGCGGAAGAAGGGTCTTTCTTCTGCTGAAAAGAAATCCAGCAGGCTTGCTGCTGAAGGCAGGATTGGGTCCTACATTCATGACGCTCGCATTGGAGTTCTGATTGAAGTCAACTGCGAGACTGACTTTGTTGGTAGAAGTGAAAATTTCAAGGGGTTGGTTGATGATCTGGCAATGCAAGTCGTGGCCTGCCCTCAGGTGCAATATGTATCCATCGAAGACATTCCAGAGAGCATTGTAAACAAGGAAAAAGAGCTTGAGAGGCAGAGGGAGGACCTTCTGTCCAAACCTGAGAACATTAGGGAGAGAATTGTGGAGGGGAGGATCTCAAAGAGGCTTGGGGAGCTGGCTCTTTTAGAGCAACCTTTCATTAAAGATGATAATCTTTTGGTGAAAGACCTAGTGAAGCAGACTGTTGCTGCTCTGGGTGAGAACATAAAAGTTCGCAGGTTTGTTCGGTTCACTCTTGGGGAGTCAGTTGAGACAGTCGAAGATGCAGGAGCTGAAGCATGA